From Electrophorus electricus isolate fEleEle1 chromosome 8, fEleEle1.pri, whole genome shotgun sequence, the proteins below share one genomic window:
- the gpnmb gene encoding protein QNR-71: MVRLEGIFVLVCAILVARVDCKKTFGDMFRHKQKDPFPFLISGWDQDTNPWDELLYPPFKQETKHRYGKPHVRLTSNSPAMNGSCLTFTAKLEFPRCQKKDSSGNLVYDEYCVNADGQLLSGYVYNWMSWLDDYGFGRCTDLKRCNVFPDGKPFPQHSDWRRRDYVYVWHTMGQYFETCDGSSSSLTLSTTNWAFGAGVMEVMVYHKSEWRKYFPFSTDSTVFIITDHIPLFVNISQKEAENITEKNVFIKGYDIIFKVQIHDPSSYLRTADTVDFIWTFGDGNQLVTHSNIATHAYGTLGNITVKLIVKAAFRTKCPPPTPPPTHFSLPYTVTTPPLSTPLASPKEETTEVITSPSPSTELSPTYPEMTTNMTLNGTMTTDSGVGSSNMVQHIHITESECFCDMYGTFEDQIVIIEAPSSFHHMLPNQIVEVSAVKVTNATVNIVVTCLDSLLSSVCTTMADSTCRQVMSIMCDDVNSPDEGCHVSLKCTFHEPGTYCVNITLGLPGGLAFTTTTVTIGNISGNGSTRLAMTMLACGAVLLVIFAFITFFVYKRYKVYRLARRPRLEDTNGDDLVRSPLSRLRVLLFPVNEEQSHLLTNRHL, encoded by the exons CATTTGGAGATATGTTTCGTCACAAGCAAAAGGATCCTTTTCCATTCCTGATTTCCGGGTGGGACCAGGACACCAATCCGTGGGACGAATTGCTGTATCCCCCGTTCAAACAAGAGACCAAGCATAGATACG GTAAGCCTCACGTGCGCCTCACGAGCAACAGCCCCGCAATGAATGGCTCGTGCTTGACGTTTACAGCCAAGCTAGAATTTCCTAGGTGCCAAAAAAAGGACTCCAGTGGCAACCTTGTGTATGACGAGTACTGTGTAAACG CAGATGGGCAGTTGCTTTCTGGATACGTGTATAACTGGATGTCCTGGCTGGATGATTATGGGTTTGGAAGGTGTACAGATTTGAAGCGCTGCAATGTATTCCCTGATGGAAAGCCATTTCCCCAGCACAGTGACTGGAGGCGCAGAGATTATGTCTATGTATGGCACACTATGG GTCAATATTTTGAGACATGTGATGGCTCTTCCTCTAGTCTGACACTCAGCACCACTAACTGGGCATTTGGAGCTGGGGTGATGGAGGTTATGGTGTACCACAAGAGTGAATGGAGAAAGTATTTCCCCTTCTCCACTGACAGCACAGTGTTCATCATCACAG ATCACATCCCATTGTTTGTGAATATTTCCCAGAAGGAAGCAGAGAACATCactgagaaaaatgtttttataaaggGATATGACATCATCTTTAAAGTTCAGATTCACGATCCCAGCAGCTACCTGAGGACAGCAGACACAGTTGATTTTATTTGGACTTTTGGGGATGGAAACCAGCTGGTCACACATAGTAACATAGCAACCCATGCCTATGGGACACTTGGCAACATCACAGTGAAGCTGATCGTGAAGGCAGCTTTCCGCACCAAATGTCCTCCACcaactcctccacccacacatttTAGTCTACCGTATACAG TGACCACACCCCCACTAAGTACTCCTTTAGCCAGTCCCAAAGAAGAGACCACTGAGG TTATcacctctccatctccctctacTGAGCTCTCCCCTACATATCCAGAGATGACTACTAACATGACTCTGAATGGGACTATGACCACTGACTCAGGGGTCGGCTCCTCCAACATGGtgcaacacatacacatcacagaaTCTGAGTGTTTCTGCGACATGTATGGAACCTTTGAAGACCAGATTGTCATAATTG AAGCCCCTTCTTCTTTTCACCACATGCTGCCAAATCAAATTGTGGAAGTGTCTGCTGTGAAGGTGACGAACGCTACTGTGAACATTGTAGTTACATGTTTAGACAG TCTCCTTTCTTCAGTATGTACCACTATGGCTGACTCTACCTGTCGCCAGGTGATGAGCATCATGTGTGATGATGTGAATTCACCTGATGAAGGTTGCCACGTTAGCCTGAAATGCACGTTCCATGAGCCAGGAACCTACTGTGTCAACATCACTTTGGGGTTGCCTGGTGGATTGGCATTCACTACCACTACTGTAACTATTGGCAACATCTCTGGCAATG GTTCAACTAGACTGGCTATGACAATGCTGGCTTGTGGTGCTGTGCTACTTGTCATCTTTGCCTTCATCACATTCTTTGTATACAA ACGCTACAAGGTTTATCGTCTGGCAAGGCGCCCTAGGCTGGAAGACACCAATGGAGACGACCTGGTCAGGAGTCCCCTGAGTAGGCTCAGGGTGCTGCTGTTCCCAGTCAATGAGGAACAAAGCCATCTGTTGACTAACAGACACTTGTGA